One region of Deinococcus malanensis genomic DNA includes:
- the ddrC gene encoding DNA damage response protein DdrC, giving the protein MKSLPNILEFGNVRLPVSADGLINAAAALAQLGLAFPADWADFARTQDLQSSERDFGAGAEPTLHPDEFTRLAFVLDTAEAKRWRKRAQTLLSRAMQGDVRLSAQIAERNPDPEARRWLAARLESTHARRELLSTVSRHGGSGQVYGQLGSISNRSVLGTDSATIRRERGVKQTRDGLNSTELLRMAYLDTATARAIQEHGAHGNAAILRVHEQVARRERLGWEMPLTPQTG; this is encoded by the coding sequence ATGAAGAGCCTTCCGAACATCCTCGAATTCGGCAACGTCCGGCTTCCCGTGAGCGCGGACGGCCTGATCAACGCCGCCGCCGCGCTGGCCCAGCTGGGCCTCGCCTTTCCCGCCGACTGGGCTGACTTTGCCCGGACCCAGGACCTTCAGAGCTCCGAGCGCGACTTCGGCGCGGGCGCCGAGCCGACCCTTCACCCCGACGAATTCACCCGCCTGGCCTTCGTGCTCGACACCGCTGAGGCCAAGCGCTGGCGCAAGCGCGCCCAGACCCTGCTGTCACGGGCCATGCAGGGCGACGTGCGCCTGAGTGCCCAGATCGCCGAGCGCAACCCCGACCCCGAAGCCCGGCGCTGGCTGGCCGCCCGGTTGGAAAGCACCCATGCCCGGCGCGAACTGCTCAGCACCGTCTCGCGTCACGGCGGCTCGGGACAGGTCTACGGCCAGCTGGGCAGCATCAGCAACCGCAGCGTGCTGGGCACCGACAGCGCGACCATCCGCCGCGAGCGTGGGGTTAAGCAGACCCGCGACGGCCTGAACAGCACCGAACTGCTGCGCATGGCCTACCTGGACACTGCCACGGCGCGCGCCATTCAGGAACACGGCGCGCACGGCAACGCCGCGATCCTGCGCGTGCACGAGCAGGTGGCCCGCCGCGAGCGCCTCGGGTGGGAAATGCCGCTGACCCCCCAGACCGGTTAA
- a CDS encoding GNAT family N-acetyltransferase — protein MQENPGVDDVKIREACQDDLPALLGLYRQLRTRHPLDLKPAHMRAWKAMWAQPGLTLLLAETGGRPLGTLTLALIPGLTYEGRPSGVIESVGTEAAVRGQGVGRRFLT, from the coding sequence ATGCAGGAGAATCCCGGAGTAGACGACGTGAAGATTCGGGAGGCATGCCAGGACGACCTGCCGGCGCTGTTGGGCCTCTACCGGCAGCTCAGGACCCGGCACCCGCTGGACCTGAAGCCGGCGCATATGCGGGCCTGGAAAGCCATGTGGGCGCAGCCGGGCCTGACCCTGCTGTTGGCCGAGACTGGCGGACGGCCGCTAGGAACCTTGACCCTGGCCCTCATTCCTGGCCTGACCTACGAAGGGCGGCCATCCGGCGTCATCGAGAGTGTGGGGACCGAGGCTGCGGTGCGGGGCCAGGGGGTGGGTCGCCGGTTTCTGACGTAA